A single region of the Hylaeus volcanicus isolate JK05 chromosome 5, UHH_iyHylVolc1.0_haploid, whole genome shotgun sequence genome encodes:
- the LOC128877604 gene encoding uncharacterized protein LOC128877604, protein MGLPKRRHTNQFVLYVQEYPNSFDTETSDKMHLASFAVLAIVCGCFVSYISAEDVLPAEEGVSSILDSSPAIQTENDASSGVTLNRQKRTLFLKKKLLGAGLLGFGLGIAKGYKAGYYTAPEVHHVYLSPPPPAVKYVEYVEKPIFVERIVERPAPVFKEAAPYGAW, encoded by the exons atgggGCTGCCGAAAAGGCGTCACACCAACCAATTCGTTTTGTACGTTCAGGAATATCCTAACTCGTTCGACACCGAGACCAGCGACAAG ATGCATCTCGCTAGCTTCGCAGTTCTCGCTATTGTATGCGGCTGCTTTGTATCGTACATCTCAGCCGAGGATGTTTTACCAGCCGAAGAAGGTGTTTCTTCGATCCTCGACAGCAGCCCCGCCATACAAACAGAGAACGACGCAAGCTCTGGAGTCACGCTCAACAGACAAAAAAGGACGCTCTTTTTGAAGAAGAAGCTTCTAGGTGCAGGACTTCTTGGTTTTGGTTTAGGCATCGCGAAAGG ATATAAAGCTGGATATTACACTGCACCGGAAGTTCATCATGTCTATCTGTCACCCCCACCACCAGCTGTAAAATACGTCGAATACGTTGAGAAACCCATTTTCGTTGAAAGGATAGTCGAAAGGCCAGCACCAGTTTTCAAAGAAGCTGCTCCGTATGG TGCCTGGtaa
- the LOC128876503 gene encoding acanthoscurrin-1-like has protein sequence MVSRYFLVLSIALLLFEHIHAAQPIPYETELLATRNDQDQGHLVRQKRSPFGKLLLIGGAALGAKALATKALLLGGAALGAKALIGAKVVGAGLLKAKSSGGSYSGGSYSGGSYSGGAYAGGYASQKTWSK, from the exons ATGGTATCGCGGTACTTCCTCGTACTGAGCATCGCTTTGTTGTTGTTCGAACACATCCACGCGGCACAGCCGATACCGTACGAGACAGAGCTGCTAGCAACACGGAATGATCAAGATCAAGGGCACCTTGTTCGCCAAAAAAGGTCGCCATTTGGAAAACTGTTGTTGATCGGTGGAGCCGCCCTCGGAGCCAAAGCTCTGGCCACGAAGGCGCTCTTGTTGGGCGGCGCTGCTCTCGGAGCTAAAGCTCTTATTGGCGCCAAAGTCGTCGGGGCTGGTTTATTGAAAGCGAAAAG CTCTGGTGGCTCTTATTCTGGTGGTTCTTACTCTGGTGGTTCTTACTCTGGAGGTGCTTACGCTGGTGGATACGCAAGTCAGAAAAC gTGGAGTAAATGA
- the LOC128876449 gene encoding dynein regulatory complex subunit 2-like: protein MIPRMRCTILYKNRIFFVTHTEKQMNILFLVNFLLELNEAYILNANDSSGRNNDKQKTMTMTKEYNISAKHLHSLLAKAERILVCMQTCRKYETQDEKILPPVGSHSPLLTQSTVVEDDDLPFELVKQDFGRLDSFWHRLGFTRVIVEELRMERNRLVMRRNDLRDSIKCWFMSETYFNA from the exons atgataccgCGAATGAGATGCACAATATTATACAAGAATCGCATTTTTTTCGTCACGCATACCGAGaagcaaatgaatattttatttctggtaaACTTCCTTCTTGAGCTGAACGAAGCGTACATTCTTAACGCAAACGATTCATCAGGTCGTAACAAcgataaacaaaaaacaatgACGATGACTAAAGAATATAACATTAGCGCAAAACACTTACATTCCTTATTGGCCAAAGCTGAACGTATACTCGTTTGTATGCAAACGTGTCGAAAGTACGAAACGCAAGATGAAAAAATACTTCCACCGGTCGGCAGTCATTCTCCACTTTTAACGCAATCAACTGTGGTAGAAGACGATGATTTACCATTCGAACTA GTTAAGCAAGACTTCGGAAGATTAGACAGCTTCTGGCATCGTTTAGGATTTACTCGAGTAATCGTCGAAGAATTACGCATGGAGAGGAATCGATTAGTAATGCGAAGAAACGATCTACGAGATTCTATAAAATGCTGGTTTATGagcgaaacatattttaacgCCTAA
- the LOC128876442 gene encoding dolichyl-diphosphooligosaccharide--protein glycosyltransferase subunit 2, which produces MNISLLLLIAITQITICLSANEAQQSTNSYLTVADKAHFKKILEPGLKSNDVSLVYYAVYGYKLLGETLPNQKDICDSLMKVAKDETNLNTEKAFFIASTWKAIGSCPNNPNIAKVLLSVVDKDGSSMLELYYAVNGLTALSQKLPREKIDKVVKAMQSMLRKDDNLWNLGYTFHIASDLGASGVVAWDRIEDAIVQADEVDGQYLQFEGGLSVTSFLVNGILKLSNTLKTKPPLTTVQTVKMANYLLSRRSVQTPKGVTNLLSALTTMANSDIEKPACITLANEGIGISAQQPLVTVKVCDILGNSLTSVSKVIANSATRVGDDSVVLSKQSLQASPTDKTLYTLNLMETKPERGFYKISITAGTVTNTVTVKVLCQVMVDYLEIGTGDADQTTQPKLSRVTYPEKLTNKIEADSQQKLVMRFLLKDGATKKNMRTHQAFVRLSSASTSNDGKKGHEILFVAEPDASHVYKFDMPVGSAAGNFDHQSGDYNVELIVGDAILNNPFQWKLATVTLKFPEPTSAERIDKSNSHRPKLDVYSTKPEIKHMFREPEKRPPAFVSNLFTGLCLAPVLLLLILWAKLGANISNFPLSVSAFTFHTGLGSIFVLFGIFWLKLNMFVTLRYLLSLGVVTFLAGNKLLSHIAHKHKSR; this is translated from the exons ATGAATATTT CCTTACTATTGTTAATTGCAATCACGCAAATAACAATATGTTTGTCAGCCAACGAAGCTCAGCAGTCGACAAATTCGTACTTAACAGTGGCTGATAAAgctcattttaaaaaaatccttGAACCAGGTTTGAAATCAAACGATGTATCTCTTGTATATTATGCTGTTTATGGATATAAGCTTCTTGGTGAAACATTACCAAACCAGAAG gatATTTGCGATAGCTTGATGAAGGTTGCAAAAGATGAAACAAATCTTAATACTGAGAAAGCATTTTTCATTGCATCTACATGGAAAGCCATTGGAAGCTGTCCAAATAATCCAAATATCGCAAAg gTGCTCCTGAGCGTGGTAGATAAGGATGGTTCCAGTATGTTGGAATTGTATTATGCAGTCAATGGTTTAACAGCGTTATCTCAAAAACTGCCACgcgagaaaattgataaagtaGTTAAAGCGATGCAGAGTATGTTACGAAAGGACGACAATCTCTGGAA CTTGGGTTATACTTTTCACATCGCCTCAGACTTGGGAGCTAGCGGTGTAGTTGCTTGGGATCGTATCGAAGATGCAATCGTTCAGGCCGACGAAGTAGATGGACAGTACTTGCAGTTCGAAGGTGGCTTATCTGTGACTA GTTTCTTAGTTAACGGCATTTTAAAACTCTCTAATACTTTGAAGACAAAGCCACCATTAACGACTGTACAAACCGTTAAAATGGCTAATTATCTTCTTTCTCGACGGTCTGTACAGACGCCAAAAGGGGTTACGAATCTACTTTCGGCGTTAACGACTATGGCAAACAGCGATATTGAAAAACCAGCTTGCATAACATTAGCCAACGAAGGAATCGGTATTTCTGCTCAGCAGCCGTTGGTCACGGTGAAGGTCTGCGATATTTTGGGCAATTCGCTGACCAGTGTGTCCAAAGTGATCGCAAATTCGGCAACACGAGTAGGAGATGATTCTGTCGTTTTGAGTAAACAGAGCTTGCAGGCTTCACCGACGGACAA aacGTTATACACGTTAAATCTCATGGAAACTAAGCCGGAACGTGGATTCTACAAGATATCTATTACGGCCGGAACGGTGACGAACACAGTTACAGTAAAAGTCCTTTGTCAAGTAATGGTTGATTATTTGGAGATCGGTACCGGTGATGCTGATCAAACTACTCAGCCAAAGCTGTCACG AGTGACCTACCCGGAGAAACTAACTAATAAGATAGAAGCTGACTCGCAGCAAAAATTGGTCATGCGGTTTTTACTTAAAGACGGTGCCACTAAGAAGAATATGCGAACCCATCAAGCTTTTGTACGACTCTCTTCTGCGTCTACTTCGAACGATGGTAAAAAGGGTCACGAAATTCTCTTTGTGGCCGAACCAGATGCGTCGCATGTTTACAAGTTCGATATG CCAGTCGGGTCTGCAGCCGGGAACTTCGACCATCAAAGCGGAGATTACAACGTGGAACTAATCGTCGGTGACGCTATTCTGAATAATCCTTTCCAGTGGAAACTGGCAACAGTCACTTTAAAATTCCCTGAACCGACTTCAGCCGAACGAATCGATAAAAGCAATTCTCACAGGCCTAAACTTGACGTCTATTCAACCAAACCGGAGATaaag CACATGTTCCGTGAACCAGAGAAGAGGCCTCCTGCATTCGTTTCCAACTTATTCACTGGCTTATGCTTGGCACCTGTTCTTTTGTTGTTGATCTTGTGGGCTAAACTCGGAGCAAACATATCAAACTTCCCTCTTTCGGTTAGCGCTTTCACGTTTCACACTGGATTAGGAA gtatCTTCGTACTTTTCGGAATATTTTGGCTAAAATTGAACATGTTCGTCACTCTTCGATACCTACTCAGCCTTGGTGTCGTCACGTTCCTCGCTGGCAATAAACTGTTATCACACATAGCTCATAAACATAAGTCGCGTTAA